Proteins encoded in a region of the Syngnathus typhle isolate RoL2023-S1 ecotype Sweden linkage group LG20, RoL_Styp_1.0, whole genome shotgun sequence genome:
- the khdrbs3 gene encoding KH domain-containing, RNA-binding, signal transduction-associated protein 3, whose amino-acid sequence MGSEQYLPELQAEKEMLDPAFQHSLRLLEQEIDKIQKDEGKEEEKFIDVVINKNMKLGQKVLIPVKQFPKFNFVGKLLGPRGNSLKRLQEDTLTKMSILGKGSMRDKEKEEELRQSGETKYQHLNEDLHVLIEVFAPPAEAYARMGHALEEIKKFLIPDYNDEIRQAQLQELTYLNGGSEDAKVPAVRGKSATRARGTPVPGPPRSRGGVPPLHAAMPRGAAPRGAPPSRTASTRGRGVQRARGAPPATGYRPAPPIVQDTYDEYDYDDGYGTAYDDQGYESYDNNYTNQGQSSDDYYEYGQGGESYESYGQEEWANSRGKAQSARTTKGAYREQPYSRY is encoded by the exons ATGGGGAGCGAACAATACTTACCGGAGCTTCAGGCGGAGAAGGAAATGCTCGACCCGGCTTTCCAGCACTCTCTGCGGCTACTGGAGCAAG aaatCGACAAGATCCAGAAGGACGAAGGCAAGGAGGAAGAAAAATTCATCGACGTCGTCATCAACAAGAACATGAAACTGGGCCAGAAAGTTTTGATACCAGTCAAGCAGTTTCCTAAA tTTAACTTTGTGGGCAAACTTCTCGGGCCACGTGGGAACTCGTTAAAAAGGCTACAGGAGGACACCCTCACAAAAATGTCCATTTTGGGCAAAGGGTCCATGCGAGATAAAGAGAAG GAAGAAGAGCTGCGCCAAAGCGGCGAGACCAAATATCAGCATCTCAACGAAGACCTGCACGTTCTCATTGAGGTTTTCGCCCCGCCGGCTGAGGCCTACGCCAGGATGGGTCATGCCTTGGAGGAGATCAAGAAGTTTCTCATACCA gattACAATGATGAGATCAGACAGGCCCAGCTGCAGGAGCTCACGTACCTGAATGGAGGCTCAGAGGATGCCAAGGTACCAGCGGTGAGGGGCAAGTCGGCCACCCGTGCAAGAGGGACACCTGTGCCAGGACCTCCCAG GAGTCGAGGAGGAGTACCCCCTTTGCATGCAGCCATGCCCAGGGGAGCAGCACCCAGAGGAGCTCCACCCAGCCGCACAGCATCTACCAGGGGGAGGGGAGTGCAACGGGCCAGGGGAGCCCCCCCAGCGACCGGCTACCGACCAGCTCCACCCATTGTCCAGGACACCTATGACGAATAT GATTACGACGACGGCTACGGAACTGCGTACGACGACCAAGGATACGAGTCCTACGATAACAACTACACCAATCAAGGGCAAAG CTCAGACGACTACTATGAATACGGACAAGGCGGCGAATCCTATGAATCGTacg GTCAAGAGGAGTGGGCAAACAGTCGCGGGAAGGCGCAGTCGGCGAGGACGACCAAGGGAGCGTACAGAGAGCAGCCGTATTCCAGATACTGA
- the LOC133144096 gene encoding CMP-N-acetylneuraminate-beta-galactosamide-alpha-2,3-sialyltransferase 1-like isoform X2 — protein sequence MLSRLRPTWLLFILLCFTGANLFYKFKWNMPNLYWLWPQSVCSCRKCLAESPHEFKSLMDASPKPFLSVPNPTTEDDFNWWKKLQTEQRSFVFLNETINNLFEIFPHVPQVEQPSPDRCRTCAVVGNSGNLKGSHYGPMIDHHNMVIRLNRGPTKGYESDVGSKTTHRVMYPESASSLDNSTHLVFFPFKINDLLWLLRSFAPRENGQENPKRIGNKNLVMIINPAFLKYVHEIWLKKRGRYPSTGFMTLVLSLQLCDEVSVFGFGADRDGNWNHYFEILRNKKLRTGPHPGMQEYEVIRELHQKQIIRFFQGL from the exons ATGTTGTCCAGACTGCGACCGACTTGGCTCCTGTTTATCCTCCTGTGTTTCACTGGTGCCAATTTGTTCTATAAATTCAAATGGAATATGCCAAACTTGTATTGGCTCTGGCCGCAAAGTGTCTGCAGCTGCCGAAAATGTTTGGCTGAGAGTCCACACGAGTTTAAATCGCTAATGGACGCCTCACCAAAGCCTTTTTTGTCCGTACCAAATCCAACCACGGAGGATGATTTCAACTGGTGGAAG aaattgCAGACGGAGCAGCGctcctttgtttttttaaatgaaactaTCAACAACCTATTTGAGATTTTTCCGCACGTCCCTCAAGTTGAGCAGCCATCGCCTGACCGTTGCAGGACTTGTGCGGTGGTGGGCAATTCGGGCAATCTCAAAGGATCGCACTATGGACCTATGATCGATCACCATAACATGGTAATAAG ATTGAACCGCGGGCCCACAAAGGGCTATGAGTCAGACGTTGGCAGCAAGACAACTCATCGTGTCATGTATCCAGAGAGCGCCAGCAGTTTGGACAACAGCACTCATCTGGTGTTCTTTCCGTTTAAGATAAATGACCTGCTTTGGCTGCTCAGGAGCTTTGCCCCTCG AGAAAATGGGCAAGAAAACCCAAAGAGGATTGGCAACAAGAACTTG GTGATGATCATAAACCCGGCATTTCTGAAATATGTTCATGAAATATGGCTGAAAAAGAGAGGCCGCTATCCATCCACTGGATTTATGACCTTGGTGCTCAGCTTGCAACTTTGTGATGAG GTCAGTGTTTTTGGCTTTGGTGCTGACAGAGATGGAAATTGGAACCATTATTTTGAGATCCTGAGAAACAAAAAACTGAGAACTGGACCTCATCCTGGCATGCAGGAATATGAGGTCATTCGTGAGTTGCATCAGAAGCAGATCATTCGTTTTTTTCAAGGACTGTAA
- the LOC133144096 gene encoding CMP-N-acetylneuraminate-beta-galactosamide-alpha-2,3-sialyltransferase 1-like isoform X1 gives MMFTFPLPQPHEMLSRLRPTWLLFILLCFTGANLFYKFKWNMPNLYWLWPQSVCSCRKCLAESPHEFKSLMDASPKPFLSVPNPTTEDDFNWWKKLQTEQRSFVFLNETINNLFEIFPHVPQVEQPSPDRCRTCAVVGNSGNLKGSHYGPMIDHHNMVIRLNRGPTKGYESDVGSKTTHRVMYPESASSLDNSTHLVFFPFKINDLLWLLRSFAPRENGQENPKRIGNKNLVMIINPAFLKYVHEIWLKKRGRYPSTGFMTLVLSLQLCDEVSVFGFGADRDGNWNHYFEILRNKKLRTGPHPGMQEYEVIRELHQKQIIRFFQGL, from the exons ATGATGTTCACATTTCCACTCCCACAGCCACACGAGATGTTGTCCAGACTGCGACCGACTTGGCTCCTGTTTATCCTCCTGTGTTTCACTGGTGCCAATTTGTTCTATAAATTCAAATGGAATATGCCAAACTTGTATTGGCTCTGGCCGCAAAGTGTCTGCAGCTGCCGAAAATGTTTGGCTGAGAGTCCACACGAGTTTAAATCGCTAATGGACGCCTCACCAAAGCCTTTTTTGTCCGTACCAAATCCAACCACGGAGGATGATTTCAACTGGTGGAAG aaattgCAGACGGAGCAGCGctcctttgtttttttaaatgaaactaTCAACAACCTATTTGAGATTTTTCCGCACGTCCCTCAAGTTGAGCAGCCATCGCCTGACCGTTGCAGGACTTGTGCGGTGGTGGGCAATTCGGGCAATCTCAAAGGATCGCACTATGGACCTATGATCGATCACCATAACATGGTAATAAG ATTGAACCGCGGGCCCACAAAGGGCTATGAGTCAGACGTTGGCAGCAAGACAACTCATCGTGTCATGTATCCAGAGAGCGCCAGCAGTTTGGACAACAGCACTCATCTGGTGTTCTTTCCGTTTAAGATAAATGACCTGCTTTGGCTGCTCAGGAGCTTTGCCCCTCG AGAAAATGGGCAAGAAAACCCAAAGAGGATTGGCAACAAGAACTTG GTGATGATCATAAACCCGGCATTTCTGAAATATGTTCATGAAATATGGCTGAAAAAGAGAGGCCGCTATCCATCCACTGGATTTATGACCTTGGTGCTCAGCTTGCAACTTTGTGATGAG GTCAGTGTTTTTGGCTTTGGTGCTGACAGAGATGGAAATTGGAACCATTATTTTGAGATCCTGAGAAACAAAAAACTGAGAACTGGACCTCATCCTGGCATGCAGGAATATGAGGTCATTCGTGAGTTGCATCAGAAGCAGATCATTCGTTTTTTTCAAGGACTGTAA